The Aeromonas jandaei genomic interval CGCAGTGTACCGGCCAGGTGAGATCGGCGTTAGGAAAATCAAGCGGTTGCAGCATGGTAGCAGGCTCGCTGGCCACCCAGACCGCATTGGCGGGGTGGGCATCCTTGCTGCCGATGCGCAGGCTGGCGAGGGTGGCCTGAGCGTTGAGGGCCGCCACAATATCATCCCCACCCGCGACGGGCAGTTCGTTCGGGCAGAGAGGGGTAAAGCCCTTCTGCGCATCAATATCCAGACTGGCGACGGTTCCCATGATTGGCTCCTGCACATACTATTCGTGTGATATTATCTACCAAACATTAATGGAAGGCGAGCAGGGCGATCGGGATGCTGAGAATGAGTCTGGATATGGTGGTGCTGCGGTTGCATGAGGAGCGGCTCGAACTGCTGCTCGAGACCCGCGATCGCCCCCCTTTTGCCAACTGCTGGCAACTGCCTGCCCTGCGCATTGACGAGACGCTGGACCGGGATCTGGACGCCGCCCAGCGCCGTCTGCTGGCGGAGTGGGGGCTGGGTGACTGCTACAGCGAGCAGGTCTGTACCCTCGGCAATCTGGAGCGGGATCCCCGTGGTTGGTCCACCACCCTGGTTTACCTCTGTCTGGTGGCGCCTGAAGTGGAGACTCGCCATGGTTGCTGGCATCCGGTTTCGACCCTGCCGGGCATGAGCCTCGCCTTCGACCATCTCCAGCTCATCGCGAAGGGGCTGGAGCGACTGCGCATCAAGAGCCGCTACAGCACCCTGCCGCTGCAACTGCTGGGTACCGAATTCACCCTCTCCGAGGTGCAGCGCGCCTTCGAGATCATCCTGCAGACGCCGATGAATACGGCCGCCTTTCGCAAGCGGATCCACCGCGCCGACATTCTGGTGGATACCGGTCGCAAGCGCACCGGCAAGCAGCGCCCCGCCATTCTCTACCGGCTGGAGAGCCCCTGCTGCGTAATGTTCGATCAGGTGATGCACGGAGCGGAAGCATGAGCACATCCCCTGTTCGAGTGCTGGTGAGTGCCTGCCTGCTGGGTCAGCCGGTGCGTTACGATGGTCAAAGCAAGGGGATCGTCAGCGACTGGCTGAGTGAGCTCGGTGCCGAGGGGCGGGCGCTGGCGTTTTGCCCCGAAGTGGCGGGCGGTCTGCCGACCCCGCGTCCTCCTGCCGAGCGGCAGGGAGAGCGAGTGATGACGGTGAGCGGACTGGATGTGACTGTCGAATTTGACCACGGCGCCGAGCTGGCGCTGGAAATCTGTCAGGCGCAGGGTATTCGCTTCGCCCTGCTGAAAGAGGGGAGCCCCTCATGTGGCAGCGGCCGTATCTATAACGGCCGCTTCGAAGGTGTTTCTGTGGCGGGCGAGGGCAAGACCACCGCCATGCTGCGCCGCCATGGCATTGCAGTGTTCTCCGAGGATCAATTGGCTGAGTTGGCTTCTGCGCTCTCTTTGGATTCATCCCCGGATTTGGCGGCAACCGGCAGCGGCGCCTGACCGCTCTGCCACCCCTCCAGCACCTCGTCCTTCTCCTGCCAGCGCTGGTTTAGCCACTCCTGAAAACCGCGCTTGAACTGCTTGTCGTTGAAGTAATCCCCAATCAGCGCCTCATCCACCGGCAGCTCCTCGATCCGTACCTGAATGCGTTTTACCCGCCCCATCAGGAAGTCCTTGAACGGGGTTTCGGCGTTGTCCGGATAGCGGATAGTGACGTTGATCAGGCTGTCGAACTGCCCCCCCATGGCGGCCAGCGTAAAGGCCAGTCCTGCCGCTTTGGGCGGCATCAGGTGGCGATAGCGGGAGCGGGCGGCATCCCGTTTCTGCTCGGTGAAGCGGGTCCCTTCCACGAAATTGATGACGGTAGTGGGGATATGGCGAAACTTCTCGCAGGCATTGCGGGTGGTCTCGATATCCTTGCCGCGCAGGTGCGGGTTGCGCAGCAGGAATTCCCGTGAATAGCGGCGCATAAAGGGCATGTCGAGCCCCCAGCAGGCCAGTCCCAACAGCGGGATGTAGATCAGCTCGTGCTTCATGAAGAACTTGGGCACCGGCAGCCGATCACGGAACAGGTGGCCGAGCACCACTATGTCGGTCCAGCTCATGTGGTTACTGATGATGAGATACCAGCCATCCTTGCGCAGCTTGGTATTGTCCTCCACCTGCCAGTCGATGCGGGTGGTGAGGCGTATCACCAGGGCGTTGCAGGCCAGCCACAGGCGCATGAAGCGGTTGTTGAGGTGGCTGCAGGCGCGGCCAAAGGCTGGCACCGGCAGCAGCAGTTTGGCCAGCGAAACCAGCAGGATCAGGCTGGCGCACAAGGCGGTAAAGAGAATGGTCAGGCCGGCGCTGATGATCAGCACCAGCGGGCCGGTAAGCATGGATAACATGAGTGTTTACTGCGCCTTGGTTGCCAGCAGCTGGTTCAGGGTCTGGTTCGTTCTCGTGCCAGATCCCGTTCAGCCACTGCTGAAACTCTTGTTGGAACTCGGGGTCATTGAAGTAATCCCCCACCAGTTTGCGGTCGATCGGCAAATAGCGGACCTGAACCTTGATTTGCCCGACCCGGCCGCACATGAAATCCCAGTAGCTGGGAATGCCCTCCGGGTAGGCGATGGTGACATCCACCAGTTGATGCAACTGGTCACCCATGGCGGCCAGTGTAAAGGCGATGCCGCCTGCGCGCGGATGGAGCAGGTGACGATAGGGCGAACCCTGCTTCTGATGTTTGCCCTTGGTGAAGCGGGTGCCCTCAACGAAGTTCATCACGCTCACCGGAATGTGGCGGAACCGGGCACAGGCTTTACGGGTTGTCTCTATGTCTTTTCCCTTCAGATGGGGATGCTTTTCCAGAAATTTCCTGGAATATCGCCGCATGAAGGGGAAGTCGAGCGCCCACCATGCCAGACCGAGAAAAGGTACCCAAATCAGCTCTTTCTTGAGGAAAAACTTCAGGAAGGGAATTTTTTGGTTAAAAACCCGCTGCAGTACCAGTATGTCGACCCAGGATTGATGGTTGGCTATCACCATATACCACTCATTCCGGCGCCCTTTGTCCACTCCGACCACATCGAAAGGGGTTCTGATGATGGTTTTCTGGATCAGATTGTTGAAACCGATCCAGCAGCTGGCACAGCCATCCAGCAGCCAGTTGCAGAGGGTGCGCCACCCCTTGATGGGGAGCAGAAGTTTGAGCAGACCCAGCGAGAAGATGGGAGCAAACCAGAAGAGGGTGTTGAAAAAATAGAGCAGGGTGGAGAGGCTGCCGCGCAGTCGCTCTATCAGCTTGTTGGGCATGAGTCGGGTCCGTCTTGCTGTCGATAAAGGGCCATCAAGTGGTCAGATCTGTGGCCATAATATCAGCCGATGGCCCGTGAGACCATTCAGAGCAGTTATTGCGCCGGACTCACCCTTTCCCTTCTGTCAGCTGCTGCGCAGCCGCGACAGCAGCCGATCCATGGCCCGGTAGCCGAGCGCCTCGATAAGATGCTCCTTGCCGATGGCGGGTTGCCCGGCCAGATCGGCGATGGTACGCGACACCCGCAGGATGCGGTGCCAGGCCCGGATACTGAGCCCCAGCTTCTGGATGGCACCTTCCAAAAATTCGGCATCTTGCGGTGATAGTCGGCAAATATCCTCTATCTCGCGACTATCTAGCAGGTTGTTGAGCTTGCCGTTGCGGCTCAGCATGCGCTCCCGTGCCGCCAGTACCCGATCGCGGATCTGCCGGCTCGACTCCCCTCGTTCCGCCTTGCCGGTCAGACTCCCCTTGGGCAGCAGTGGCACCTCCACCGTCAGGTCGAAGCGGTCGAGAAAGGGGCCGGAGAGCTTGCTGAGGTAGCGCAGGATCTGATCCGGGCTGGAGCGGGTCTGGCCATCGCCATAATGGCCGCAGGGGCTGGGGTTCATGGCGCCCACCAGCTGGAAGCGGGCGGGAAAATCCACCTGGCGGGCGGCCCGGCTGATGGTGATGTGGCCCGTCTCCAGCGGCTCGCGCAGGGAGTCGAGCACCTTGCGCTCGAACTCGGGCAGCTCGTCGAGAAACAGCACTCCGTTGTGAGCCAGCGATATTTCGCCGGGCCGCGGGTGGCTGCCACCGCCCACCAGTGCCACCGCCGAGGCGCTGTGGTGGGGTGTGCGGTATGGTCTGTGGTGCCAGTGGCCGGCGCGCGGAGTAAGGCCGCCGATGGAGTGGATGGCGGCGGTCTGCTGCGCTTCCTGCTCGTTCAGCGGCGGCAGGATGCCGGGCAGACGGCTGGCCAACATGCTCTTGCCGGTGCCGGGCGGGCCGATGAACAGCAGGTTGTGGCTGCCGGCGGCAGCGATTTCCAGCGCCCGCTTGGCCTGTGACTGGCCGATCACATCCTGCAGATCCGGTACATCAGGCAGGCTCTTCGCGCTTTGTTGATCTGGCAGCGGCAGTTCGTACTGACCGGCCAGCCAGGCGGTGACGGCCAGCAGTTGGTGAGCGGTGCGCACCTCGGCATCCTGAATCAGGGAGGCTTCGGGGCCGTTTTCCCGCGGCACCAGCAGGGTGCGCCCCGCATCGCGGCAGGCGAGCACGGCGGGCAGCACCCCGAGCACGGGGCGAATTTCGCCGGTCAGGGCCAACTCCCCCAAAAATTCGTGATCGAGCAGATATTTTGCGGGTATTTGCTTGGAAGCGGCGAGAATTCCGATGGCGATGGCCAGATCGAAACGGCCCCCCTCCTTGGGCAGATCGGCGGGGGCTAGATTGACCGTGATGTGTTTGCTCGGGAACTCGAAGTTGCCGTTGAGCAGGGCACTGCGCACCCGATCCCGCGACTCTTTCACCGAGGTTTCCGGCAGGCCTACCATGTTGAAGGCGGGCAGGCCGTTGGAGAGGTGGACTTCCACTGTAACTTGCGGGGCCGCGATCCCGAGGCTGGCACGGCTATAAACCACAGCTAATGACATAAATCCCGTCCTTGAGTTGATATATGTTCTGACTAACTGCTTGTTGTTGGTTTTTTATTCCAGAGTTCCGGCTGGGGAATAGCCAAAATCAGTGGGTTGTCACAGAAAAAAGGCTTGCCCAATAAAAATCACCGTGCTAGTTCTAATATCCATTCGCGGTAAAAACCGCCCCAATTTCACAGGATTTCCGGTTGTAACTATGAACATGGCCTCCCGTTTCGTCAGCATTATTGTGGTCCTAGTGGTGATTATTATCTCACCGCTCGGGGCTCGTTTAGCTGCACGGAACAAGGGATAGACCCACCACCGGACAGAACGAAACAAGCGACCCCCGAGCCTCACAGCCCGGGGGTTTTTTTTCGACCAAAGGACAGGATTTTCCACATGAACGGCGCGCAGTTTTTGGTACAGGCTCTCAAAAAACAGGGTGTGACCCAGGTGTTTGGTTACCCGGGCGGGGCCATCATGCCGGTCTACGATGCCCTGTATGACGGTGGTCTGGCCCATCAGCTCTGCCGCCACGAGCAGGGTGCCGCCATGGCCGCGGTCGGTTATGCCCGCGCCTCCGGTCAGGTGGGAGTCTGCATTGCCACTTCCGGCCCCGGCGCTACCAATCTGGTAACCGGTCTGGCGGAGGCGCTGCTCGATTCGGTGCCGCTGGTGGCCATCAGCGGGCAGGTGCCTTGTGCCGCCATCGGTACCGATGCGTTTCAGGAGGTCGACGTGCTCGGCATGTCCCTCTCCTGTACCAAGCACTCCTTCATGGTGACCGATGCCGCCGATCTGGGGCGGGTGCTGGCAGAAGCTTTCGCCATCGCCACCGAAGGTCGCCCCGGCCCTGTGCTGATCGACCTGCCCAAGGATGTGCAACTGGCCGCGGTGCCTGCCCAGAGCCCGCTGTTTGCAGTGGAAGAGCCGGAGGTGCTCAACCCCTCGGAGCTGACCGCAGCCCGCACCCTGCTGGCTGCCGCCAAGCGCCCGGTACTCTACGTCGGTGGCGGAGTGGGCATGGCCAATGCCGAGCAGCAGCTGCGTGACTTTGCCGCCGCCACCGGCATGCCAGCGGTCACCACTCTCAAGGGGATCGGCGCACTCGACCCCGATAGCCCCGTTTATCTCGGCATGCTCGGCATGCACGGCACCAAGGCCGCCAACTACGCGGTGCAGCAGTGCGATCTGCTGCTGGTGGTGGGCGCCCGTTTCGATGATCGGGTGACCGGCAAGCTGGAGGAGTTTGCTCCCGAGGCCAAGGTGATCCATCTCGATGTGGATGCTGCCGAGTTCGGCAAGCGCCGTGCCGCCGAGGTGGGTATCACCACGGATCTCAAGCAGGTGTTGCCACGCCTCACCATGACTCTCGACATCGCCCCCTGGCGTGAACACTGCGCCGCCATGGCCCGCGAATATGCGTTTCGCTACGACCATCCGGGTCAGGCCATCTATGCCCCGGCTCTGCTCAAACAGCTATCTGCCAAGTTGCCGGAGAGCAGCGTGGTCGCCTGCGACGTGGGTCAGCACCAGATGTGGGTGGCCCAGCACATGCGCTTCACCAGCCCGCGCAACCACCTCTCCAGCGCCGGTCTCGGCACCATGGGGTTCGGTCTGCCGGCCGCCATCGGCGCCAAGATGTCGCGCCCGGAGGATGAAGTGGTGCTGGTGAGCGGTGATGGCTCTTTCATGATGAACGTGCAGGAGCTCGGCACCATCCGCCGGGCCCAGCTCAAGGTGAAGATGGTGCTGCTGGATAACCAGCGCCTCGGCATGGTGCGCCAGTGGCAGGAGCTGTTCTTCGACGGCCGCTACAGCGAGACCATCCTCTCCGACAACCCCGATTTCGTCGCCCTGGCTGCCGCTTTCGGCATTCCGGGCGAGACCATCACATGCAAGGAGCAGATAGCCGGCGCCCTCGATCGTCTGCTAGAGAGCGAAGGCGCCTATCTGCTGCATGTGGCTATTTCAGAGGAAGAAAACGTCTGGCCCCTGGTTCCGCCGGGAGTCGCCAACCACCAGATGATGGAGCAACGCCCATGAACCCGCACACCCTTGCCCAGCCAGCATTTGTACAGCACACCCTGCATATCCACGCCCAGCCCAGACCCGAAGTGATGGAGCGGGTGCTGCGGGTGGTGCGTCACCGCGGCTTCAATCTCTGCGCCCTCACTATGGAGACGAGAGCGGAGCAGGATTGCCAACAGCTGCGGATCACGGTTACTGTCGAGTCGGTGCGTCCCATCCAGCAGTTGTGGAGCCAGCTGGTGAAGCTGGTGGACGTCTCCCGGGTCGATGCACTGGAACAGCAACCCCGGATCAGAGCTTAAGGAGCCAAGTCAATGTCACAGCCTTCCCAATCCGCCACTCACCCGCAATACATCTGGTTCAACGGCACACTGGTGCCCTGGCAGGATGCTCAGGTGCACGTGATGAGCCACGCCCTGCACTATGGCTCCTCGGTGTTCGAGGGTGTGCGCGCCTACGACACCCCCAAGGGCACTTGTATTTTCCGCCTGCAGGAGCACACCCGCCGCCTGTTCGACTCCGCCAAGATCTACTGGATGGACGTCCCCTACAGCGAGGCCGACGTGAATGAAGCCTGCCGCACCGTGGTGCGCGAGAACGGCCTGAAGAGCGGTTACCTGCGCCCGCTGGCCTTTGTCGGCAACGTGGGGCTGGGGCTGCATCCGCCGCTGGATGCCAAGGCCGACCTGATGGTGGCCGCCCTGCCGTGGGGCGCCTATCTGGGGGAAGAGGGGCTGAAAAACGGGGTGGATGTCTGTGTCACCTCTTGGAACCGGCTCGCTCCCAACACCATTCCCACCGGCGCCAAGGCGGGCGGCAACTATTTGTCCTCCCAGCTGATCAGCCGCGAGGCCAAGCGCAACGGCTTCGCCGAGGGGCTGGCGCTGGACGTGAACGGCTACCTGAGTGAAGGGGCGGGGGAGAACCTGTTTCTGGTGAAGAACGGCGTGCTGTTCACCCCGCCCGCTACCGCCGCCATCCTACCCGGCATCACCCGTGACACAATCATGACGCTGGCCCGCGATCTGGGTTATGAGGTGCGCGAGCAGGCGCTGCCCCGCGAGGCGCTCTATGTCGCAGACGAGATCTTTATGACCGGCACCGCCGCCGAGGTGACCCCGGTGCGCTCCGTCGATCGGATGAAGGTAGGTGCTGGTTGCCGCGGCCCGGTGACCGAGCAGCTGCAGAACGCCTTCTTCGGCCTGTTCAATGGCCAGACCGAAGACAAGTGGGGCTGGCTGACGCCCGTCAACGACTGATGTAGAGAGGGGAGGCTCCATGCCTCCCCGAGTCGCTTCCGGTGAAGGCGTCTGGCGGTGCCTTCACCAGGATCGATTCCCGGTTCCGAGAGTCACTTTTTCATTTCCAAAGATAATGAGCCCGCTGGGCATTCAGGGAGTAGAGACATGCCGAAGTTGAGATCCGCCACCACCACCCACGGACGTAACATGGCCGGGGCCCGCGCCCTGTGGCGTGCCACCGGAATGACCGATCAGGATTTCGGCAAGCCCATCATCGCCGTGGTCAACTCCTTCACCCAGTTCGTGCCGGGCCACGTCCACCTCAAGGATCTGGGTCAGCTGGTGGCGCGCGAGATCGAAGCCGCGGGTGGTGTTGCCAAGGAGTTCAACACCATAGCAGTGGATGACGGTATCGCCATGGGCCACGGCGGCATGCTCTACTCCCTGCCATCGCGGGAGCTGATTGCCGACTCGGTGGAGTACATGGTCAATGCCCACTGCGCCGATGCCATGGTCTGTATCTCCAACTGCGACAAGATCACCCCGGGGATGCTGATGGCCGCCCTGCGCATCAATATCCCGGTGATCTTCGTCTCCGGCGGCCCGATGGAAGCGGGCAAGACCAAGCTCTCCGACCAGATCATCAAACTGGATCTGGTGGACGCCATGATCCAGGGCGCCGATCCCAAGGTATCGGATGCCCAGAGCGAGCAGGTGGAGCGCAGCGCCTGCCCCACCTGCGGCTCCTGCTCCGGCATGTTTACCGCTAACTCCATGAACTGTCTGACCGAGGCGCTCGGCCTCTCCCAGCCGGGCAACGGCTCCCTGCTGGCGACCCACAGCGACCGCGAGCAGCTGTTCAAGCTGGCGGGTCAGCGCATCGTGACTCTGGCCAAGCGCTGGTATGAGCAGGATGATGCGAGTGCCCTCCCACGCAATATCGCCACCAAGGCGGCGTTCGAGAACGCCATGGCGCTGGATATCGCCATGGGCGGCTCCACCAATACCGTGCTGCACCTGCTGGCGGCGGCGCAGGAGGCGGGTGTCGACTTCACCATGGCCGATATCGACCGCATGTCCCGCAAGGTGCCGCAGCTCTGCAAGGTGGCGCCCTCCACCCAGAAGTACCATATGGAAGATGTACACCGCGCCGGCGGCGTGGTCGCCATTCTGGGCCAGCTGGAGAAAGCGGGTCTGGTGCATGGGGATGCCCGTACCGTGCTGGGTTGCTCCCTCGTCGAACAGCTCAATGAATATGATGTCAGCCGTCAGCCGAGTCAGGAGGTGGTGGACTTCTACCGCGCTGGCCCGGCCGGCATCCGCACCACCAAGGCGTTCAGTCAGGATTGTCGCTGGCCGGAGCTGGATCTGGACAGAGCCGAAGGGTGCATCCGCTCGCTGGATAACGCCTACAGCCAGGAGGGCGGTCTGGCGGTGCTCTCCGGCAACCTCGCTGTCAATGGCGCCATCGTCAAGACTGCCGGGGTGGATGAGGAGAACCTCACCTTCCGTGGCCCTGCCCGGGTGTTCGAGAGTCAGGAGAGCGCGGTGAACGGCATCCTCGACGGTACCGTGAAAGCGGGCGAGGTAGTGGTGATCCGCTACGAGGGCCCGAAAGGGGGCCCCGGCATGCAGGAGATGCTCTACCCCACCACCTATCTGAAATCCATGGGATTGGGCAAGTCGTGCGCGCTGATCACCGACGGTCGCTTCTCTGGCGGTACCTCGGGCCTATCTATCGGCCACATCTCGCCGGAAGCAGCCTCTGGCGGCACTATCGGTCTGGTG includes:
- a CDS encoding acyltransferase produces the protein MLSMLTGPLVLIISAGLTILFTALCASLILLVSLAKLLLPVPAFGRACSHLNNRFMRLWLACNALVIRLTTRIDWQVEDNTKLRKDGWYLIISNHMSWTDIVVLGHLFRDRLPVPKFFMKHELIYIPLLGLACWGLDMPFMRRYSREFLLRNPHLRGKDIETTRNACEKFRHIPTTVINFVEGTRFTEQKRDAARSRYRHLMPPKAAGLAFTLAAMGGQFDSLINVTIRYPDNAETPFKDFLMGRVKRIQVRIEELPVDEALIGDYFNDKQFKRGFQEWLNQRWQEKDEVLEGWQSGQAPLPVAAKSGDESKESAEANSAN
- a CDS encoding NUDIX hydrolase gives rise to the protein MLRMSLDMVVLRLHEERLELLLETRDRPPFANCWQLPALRIDETLDRDLDAAQRRLLAEWGLGDCYSEQVCTLGNLERDPRGWSTTLVYLCLVAPEVETRHGCWHPVSTLPGMSLAFDHLQLIAKGLERLRIKSRYSTLPLQLLGTEFTLSEVQRAFEIILQTPMNTAAFRKRIHRADILVDTGRKRTGKQRPAILYRLESPCCVMFDQVMHGAEA
- a CDS encoding YifB family Mg chelatase-like AAA ATPase, with protein sequence MSLAVVYSRASLGIAAPQVTVEVHLSNGLPAFNMVGLPETSVKESRDRVRSALLNGNFEFPSKHITVNLAPADLPKEGGRFDLAIAIGILAASKQIPAKYLLDHEFLGELALTGEIRPVLGVLPAVLACRDAGRTLLVPRENGPEASLIQDAEVRTAHQLLAVTAWLAGQYELPLPDQQSAKSLPDVPDLQDVIGQSQAKRALEIAAAGSHNLLFIGPPGTGKSMLASRLPGILPPLNEQEAQQTAAIHSIGGLTPRAGHWHHRPYRTPHHSASAVALVGGGSHPRPGEISLAHNGVLFLDELPEFERKVLDSLREPLETGHITISRAARQVDFPARFQLVGAMNPSPCGHYGDGQTRSSPDQILRYLSKLSGPFLDRFDLTVEVPLLPKGSLTGKAERGESSRQIRDRVLAARERMLSRNGKLNNLLDSREIEDICRLSPQDAEFLEGAIQKLGLSIRAWHRILRVSRTIADLAGQPAIGKEHLIEALGYRAMDRLLSRLRSS
- a CDS encoding branched-chain amino acid transaminase; the protein is MSQPSQSATHPQYIWFNGTLVPWQDAQVHVMSHALHYGSSVFEGVRAYDTPKGTCIFRLQEHTRRLFDSAKIYWMDVPYSEADVNEACRTVVRENGLKSGYLRPLAFVGNVGLGLHPPLDAKADLMVAALPWGAYLGEEGLKNGVDVCVTSWNRLAPNTIPTGAKAGGNYLSSQLISREAKRNGFAEGLALDVNGYLSEGAGENLFLVKNGVLFTPPATAAILPGITRDTIMTLARDLGYEVREQALPREALYVADEIFMTGTAAEVTPVRSVDRMKVGAGCRGPVTEQLQNAFFGLFNGQTEDKWGWLTPVND
- the ilvG gene encoding acetolactate synthase 2 catalytic subunit, whose amino-acid sequence is MNGAQFLVQALKKQGVTQVFGYPGGAIMPVYDALYDGGLAHQLCRHEQGAAMAAVGYARASGQVGVCIATSGPGATNLVTGLAEALLDSVPLVAISGQVPCAAIGTDAFQEVDVLGMSLSCTKHSFMVTDAADLGRVLAEAFAIATEGRPGPVLIDLPKDVQLAAVPAQSPLFAVEEPEVLNPSELTAARTLLAAAKRPVLYVGGGVGMANAEQQLRDFAAATGMPAVTTLKGIGALDPDSPVYLGMLGMHGTKAANYAVQQCDLLLVVGARFDDRVTGKLEEFAPEAKVIHLDVDAAEFGKRRAAEVGITTDLKQVLPRLTMTLDIAPWREHCAAMAREYAFRYDHPGQAIYAPALLKQLSAKLPESSVVACDVGQHQMWVAQHMRFTSPRNHLSSAGLGTMGFGLPAAIGAKMSRPEDEVVLVSGDGSFMMNVQELGTIRRAQLKVKMVLLDNQRLGMVRQWQELFFDGRYSETILSDNPDFVALAAAFGIPGETITCKEQIAGALDRLLESEGAYLLHVAISEEENVWPLVPPGVANHQMMEQRP
- a CDS encoding DUF523 domain-containing protein, which gives rise to MSTSPVRVLVSACLLGQPVRYDGQSKGIVSDWLSELGAEGRALAFCPEVAGGLPTPRPPAERQGERVMTVSGLDVTVEFDHGAELALEICQAQGIRFALLKEGSPSCGSGRIYNGRFEGVSVAGEGKTTAMLRRHGIAVFSEDQLAELASALSLDSSPDLAATGSGA
- the ilvD gene encoding dihydroxy-acid dehydratase is translated as MPKLRSATTTHGRNMAGARALWRATGMTDQDFGKPIIAVVNSFTQFVPGHVHLKDLGQLVAREIEAAGGVAKEFNTIAVDDGIAMGHGGMLYSLPSRELIADSVEYMVNAHCADAMVCISNCDKITPGMLMAALRINIPVIFVSGGPMEAGKTKLSDQIIKLDLVDAMIQGADPKVSDAQSEQVERSACPTCGSCSGMFTANSMNCLTEALGLSQPGNGSLLATHSDREQLFKLAGQRIVTLAKRWYEQDDASALPRNIATKAAFENAMALDIAMGGSTNTVLHLLAAAQEAGVDFTMADIDRMSRKVPQLCKVAPSTQKYHMEDVHRAGGVVAILGQLEKAGLVHGDARTVLGCSLVEQLNEYDVSRQPSQEVVDFYRAGPAGIRTTKAFSQDCRWPELDLDRAEGCIRSLDNAYSQEGGLAVLSGNLAVNGAIVKTAGVDEENLTFRGPARVFESQESAVNGILDGTVKAGEVVVIRYEGPKGGPGMQEMLYPTTYLKSMGLGKSCALITDGRFSGGTSGLSIGHISPEAASGGTIGLVEDGDIISINIPARSMVLEVADSVLAARRVAVEARGWKPLDRQRQVSFALRAYAMFATSADKGAVRDRSMLGE
- the ilvM gene encoding acetolactate synthase 2 small subunit; protein product: MNPHTLAQPAFVQHTLHIHAQPRPEVMERVLRVVRHRGFNLCALTMETRAEQDCQQLRITVTVESVRPIQQLWSQLVKLVDVSRVDALEQQPRIRA